In Thalassotalea fonticola, a single genomic region encodes these proteins:
- a CDS encoding retropepsin-like aspartic protease family protein, producing the protein MNVKLVVLLSILLTVSIGTNIYLLQSINEHKENNHNNVEFTRNNLTQANKGLSDPPFNNSISNNDALKQALSPAMVANDKTAEINLLIAKAEQLFYANQFIAAIDHLEQIAAINPASSHLITEQWLSAGNQWLASRKFSLLSSFLRAYLARFPFDEQWLEIKIEWLVAVNKPSAAIDIYYDLIANAFNLEKEEMWHQRAHQLFRQHTNALKRQKAWQSIVNFSKPVLANETNYPPYQLVLAEAYIHLNEIQAAMNYLDNIKYQEDYISQINALNTLIDSIVLAEEGIKLVRKGQHFIVEATLNKQHLSHLMIDTGASLTVISTAFYKQLLSTDLIKTNRRLNISTAGGNETAFSVVIEEFWLAGRALYDFEVVVMDLEGLDKADGLLGMNFLQHFKFEIDQKNALLFLTPH; encoded by the coding sequence TTGAACGTCAAACTAGTTGTTTTACTTAGCATATTACTGACCGTATCTATTGGTACTAATATTTATTTATTACAGAGCATAAATGAGCACAAGGAAAATAATCATAATAATGTTGAATTCACTCGCAACAACTTAACTCAGGCAAACAAAGGTTTGTCAGATCCGCCATTTAACAATAGCATCTCGAATAACGATGCATTAAAGCAAGCCTTAAGTCCTGCCATGGTTGCAAATGACAAAACAGCTGAAATCAACTTGTTAATTGCAAAGGCAGAACAATTATTTTATGCCAACCAGTTTATCGCAGCTATTGATCACCTCGAACAAATTGCAGCAATTAATCCAGCAAGCAGCCACTTAATTACTGAACAATGGCTTAGTGCAGGTAATCAATGGCTAGCAAGCCGTAAATTTAGTTTATTAAGTAGCTTTTTACGAGCTTATTTGGCGCGTTTCCCTTTTGACGAACAATGGTTAGAAATTAAAATAGAATGGCTGGTTGCGGTTAATAAACCTAGTGCTGCTATAGATATTTATTATGATTTGATCGCAAATGCGTTTAACTTAGAAAAAGAAGAAATGTGGCATCAACGAGCCCATCAACTTTTTCGGCAACACACTAACGCTTTAAAACGTCAAAAAGCATGGCAAAGTATCGTTAACTTTTCTAAGCCAGTGCTTGCCAACGAAACTAATTATCCCCCTTATCAACTCGTATTAGCCGAAGCCTATATACACCTAAATGAGATTCAAGCGGCAATGAATTATTTGGATAATATTAAATACCAAGAAGATTATATTAGCCAAATTAACGCCTTAAATACATTAATAGATTCAATTGTATTAGCCGAAGAAGGGATAAAATTAGTCCGAAAAGGCCAACACTTTATTGTTGAAGCAACATTAAATAAACAGCATCTGTCACACCTAATGATTGATACAGGAGCATCTTTAACAGTGATTTCCACAGCCTTTTATAAACAATTATTAAGCACCGATTTGATAAAAACCAATCGTCGTTTAAACATAAGCACTGCCGGAGGCAATGAAACAGCATTTTCAGTTGTTATTGAGGAGTTTTGGCTAGCAGGTAGAGCACTATATGACTTTGAAGTTGTCGTAATGGACTTAGAAGGTTTAGACAAAGCTGATGGTCTACTAGGAATGAATTTCTTACAGCATTTCAAATTTGAAATTGATCAAAAAAATGCACTGTTATTTTTAACCCCACACTAA